A stretch of the Papaver somniferum cultivar HN1 chromosome 6, ASM357369v1, whole genome shotgun sequence genome encodes the following:
- the LOC113286167 gene encoding uncharacterized protein LOC113286167 gives MEQLQEPYSWIFSLLSEKFFNPCLLHEYYKKNEKNIFCIDCCTTICTHCLCFHTSHRLLQVRRYVYQDVIRLDDMEKLFDCSFIQSYSTNNAKVIFLNQRPQTRPFRSSSGSVCFSCDRSLQDFNRFCSLDCKVQYLGSSEEGCISRYFYDCDYLTLSDSNAQFDAVKEIDYDDDEDDDQKSGQMTPTSVLDGGMLMINMMTSSSSSSNGNFGGVSTVRYSVRPDNVTRKKRSAMFVAGNVCYRNTPRSVCNKRKGVPFRSPFF, from the exons ATGGAGCAACTTCAAGAACCTTATTCATGGATATTCTCACTTTTATCAGAAAAATTCTTCAACCCATGTCTTCTCCACGAGTATTataagaaaaatgagaagaaTATCTTTTGTATAGACTGCTGTACAACTATCTGTACTCATTGTCTTTGCTTCCACACCTCTCATCGATTGCTTCAGGTCCGCCGGTATGTTTACCAGGATGTCATCAGACTCGATGACATGGAAAAATTGTTCGATTGCAGTTTTATTCAG TCTTACAGCACAAACAATGCAAAAGTGATATTTCTAAATCAAAGACCACAAACGCGCCCTTTCAGAAGTAGCTCTGGTTCAGTCTGCTTCAGTTGCGATAGAAGTCTTCAAGATTTTAACCGTTTCTGCTCTCTAGATTGCAAG gtGCAATATCTAGGATCAAGTGAAGAAGGTTGTATCTCGAGATATTTCTACGACTGTGATTACTTAACATTATCTGATTCCAACGCCCAATTCGATGCTGTAAAAGAGATAGATTATGATGACGATGAGGATGACGATCAAAAGAGTGGTCAGATGACTCCTACGTCGGTTTTGGACGGTGGGATGTTGATGATAAACATGATGACGTCGTCGAGTTCAAGTAGTAACGGAAATTTCGGGGGGGTTTCAACAGTTCGGTATAGTGTTAGGCCAGATAACGTTACGAGGAAAAAGAGAAGCGCTATGTTTGTGGCGGGAAATGTATGTTACCGAAATACCCCTCGTTCTGTCTGTAATAAACGAAAGGGTGTTCCTTTTCGTAGTCCTTTCTTCTGA